One Chryseobacterium sp. StRB126 genomic region harbors:
- a CDS encoding TlpA family protein disulfide reductase encodes MENLIKWMKNNLSTILLTVLFIVILVNPDAKAWLMRQVASTGILNSSISESTEKSGSIAAYTGLMLKNEDGTLIDPSILKNKVVFINFWASWCPPCRAEFPSVEKLYNKYKTNPDIVFLTVNLDDNPALGKTYLKEKGFSVPFITPAGNIPEALYNGSLPTTVVLDKKGEIRLHHTGVADYSKDSFYQQIDSLLK; translated from the coding sequence ATGGAAAATCTTATAAAGTGGATGAAGAATAATCTTTCCACTATACTATTGACGGTTTTATTCATTGTCATATTGGTTAATCCGGATGCTAAAGCGTGGTTGATGAGACAGGTTGCTTCCACTGGAATTCTCAACTCCAGCATTTCCGAATCAACGGAGAAATCAGGAAGTATAGCCGCTTATACAGGTTTGATGCTGAAGAATGAAGACGGAACGCTCATTGATCCTTCTATTCTGAAAAATAAAGTTGTTTTTATCAACTTCTGGGCATCATGGTGTCCTCCCTGTCGGGCTGAGTTTCCATCAGTTGAAAAACTGTACAACAAATACAAAACTAACCCTGATATAGTATTCCTTACAGTAAATCTTGATGATAACCCTGCTCTGGGAAAAACCTATTTAAAGGAAAAAGGATTTAGTGTTCCTTTTATAACTCCTGCAGGAAATATTCCTGAAGCACTTTATAACGGCTCATTGCCAACTACTGTTGTACTGGATAAAAAAGGAGAAATCCGTCTTCATCATACTGGAGTGGCGGATTATAGTAAAGATTCTTTTTATCAGCAGATTGATTCATTACTGAAATAA
- a CDS encoding SMI1/KNR4 family protein, producing the protein MISFKILPIEEIELEVLKEKGNLQNFPKTVDFPFPERYKKLVSLIKTTEIASEAILYNVVEAVNENKEFVLPDYWCFAGNGQGDRWFLDKNGHVFFYDHDYDEKLEPMNISLEQWLQMAFVIQQLDLYFDEHDDISAPVRQKFYEALDAIHPGLSEVYPFTV; encoded by the coding sequence ATGATTTCGTTTAAAATATTACCCATTGAAGAAATAGAACTTGAAGTTCTTAAGGAAAAAGGGAACTTACAGAATTTTCCCAAAACTGTTGATTTTCCCTTTCCTGAACGCTATAAAAAACTGGTTTCTCTGATAAAAACAACAGAGATTGCATCAGAAGCTATTTTATACAACGTGGTGGAAGCGGTGAATGAAAATAAAGAATTTGTGCTGCCGGATTATTGGTGTTTTGCAGGAAACGGACAGGGAGACCGTTGGTTTCTGGATAAAAACGGACATGTTTTCTTCTATGACCATGATTATGATGAAAAATTAGAACCCATGAACATCAGCTTGGAACAATGGCTGCAAATGGCATTTGTGATTCAGCAATTGGACCTGTATTTTGATGAGCATGATGATATTTCGGCACCTGTCAGACAAAAGTTCTATGAAGCGCTGGATGCCATTCATCCCGGCTTAAGTGAAGTTTATCCTTTTACTGTTTAA
- a CDS encoding SMI1/KNR4 family protein — MNLTELEQKYNIQYPEIYRRLAENNMLDWGVSGSSWYHDTFPKLKENPPLLLFGYDIEIWNNQELVKTSIDEMSDEEDYRNIHPDYQFIPFAQNGAGDLYAFQFDLRNNGEVPITFIPHDDEKAEILAGNFQDFIFRQLLESITEIDEDSMFYEEEEEDLKQNLFNQLKTHEPYLTAKQAEILNTIYQRDIFEYTYKVPNGNSFETEGLVTFDEVEEILNQQIASEQLNKRFNYTESPKS; from the coding sequence ATGAATTTAACAGAATTAGAACAGAAATATAATATTCAGTATCCTGAGATTTACAGACGGTTAGCTGAAAATAATATGCTGGATTGGGGAGTATCCGGATCAAGTTGGTATCATGATACTTTTCCGAAGTTAAAAGAAAATCCACCCTTACTTTTATTTGGATATGATATTGAAATCTGGAATAACCAGGAGCTTGTTAAAACTTCTATTGATGAGATGTCCGATGAGGAAGATTACAGAAATATTCATCCGGATTATCAGTTTATTCCGTTTGCACAGAATGGAGCCGGAGATCTGTATGCCTTTCAGTTTGACTTGCGAAACAATGGGGAAGTGCCTATTACTTTCATACCTCATGATGATGAGAAAGCTGAGATATTGGCCGGAAATTTCCAGGATTTTATTTTCCGCCAGCTCCTGGAATCAATAACAGAAATAGATGAAGATTCAATGTTTTATGAAGAGGAAGAAGAAGATCTGAAGCAGAATTTATTCAATCAGTTGAAAACACATGAACCTTATCTCACCGCAAAGCAGGCAGAAATTCTGAATACCATTTATCAACGTGATATTTTTGAATATACCTATAAAGTTCCCAATGGAAATTCATTTGAAACAGAAGGGTTGGTAACATTTGATGAGGTAGAGGAAATCTTAAATCAACAGATTGCTTCTGAGCAATTGAACAAAAGGTTTAATTATACAGAATCTCCAAAATCATAA
- a CDS encoding Crp/Fnr family transcriptional regulator — translation MPDRLRAHIEKILPLSDEEFDFISSCFAYKKYKKHQFLVQEGELVPYNYFVLKGLLKLVYADEAGKEHIIGFAMEDWWETDFPAYYQRQKATMSLVCLEDTEVLCLTLENYRKICSIYPKMEHFFLEKAYMGFISAQQRIISTMTTGIKERYEQLLEKYPSLVQRVPKTLLAAYLGVSRETLSRLPL, via the coding sequence ATGCCGGATAGGTTAAGAGCTCATATCGAAAAGATCCTTCCTCTTAGTGATGAAGAGTTTGATTTTATATCCTCTTGTTTTGCTTATAAAAAATACAAAAAACATCAGTTTTTAGTGCAGGAAGGAGAACTTGTACCGTACAATTACTTTGTGTTGAAAGGGCTTCTGAAATTAGTGTATGCCGATGAAGCAGGAAAGGAGCATATTATAGGATTTGCGATGGAAGATTGGTGGGAAACCGATTTTCCCGCTTATTATCAGAGACAAAAAGCAACCATGTCACTGGTGTGTCTTGAAGATACGGAAGTACTATGCCTAACCCTTGAGAATTACCGGAAAATCTGCAGTATTTATCCTAAAATGGAGCATTTCTTTTTGGAAAAAGCTTATATGGGGTTTATTTCGGCACAACAACGCATTATTTCTACCATGACCACCGGAATAAAAGAACGGTATGAGCAGCTGTTGGAAAAATATCCGTCTCTCGTACAGCGTGTTCCAAAAACATTGCTGGCTGCTTATCTGGGAGTTTCCAGAGAAACGCTGAGCCGTTTGCCATTGTAA
- a CDS encoding RidA family protein, translated as MEKRTINPWKWQEERSYSQAVEVKNAEATLYCSGQAAIDPDGTSSNKDMKSQLEQAIANLEEVITTAGYDCKGIVRLNIYTTSTQELWPHFPVLQEWIAVHHIEQAVTMLEVNGLFETLKVELEATVVK; from the coding sequence ATGGAAAAAAGAACCATAAACCCATGGAAATGGCAGGAAGAACGCAGCTACTCACAGGCTGTGGAAGTGAAAAATGCAGAAGCTACTTTATATTGTTCGGGACAGGCAGCCATTGATCCGGATGGTACTTCCAGCAATAAGGATATGAAAAGCCAGCTGGAGCAGGCAATCGCCAATCTTGAAGAAGTAATTACAACCGCCGGGTATGATTGTAAAGGAATTGTAAGATTAAATATCTACACCACTTCAACTCAGGAGCTATGGCCTCATTTTCCCGTTCTTCAGGAGTGGATTGCAGTACATCATATTGAGCAGGCTGTTACCATGCTTGAGGTCAATGGCTTATTTGAAACACTGAAAGTAGAGTTGGAAGCCACCGTGGTGAAGTAA
- a CDS encoding SDR family oxidoreductase: MNIQFFSKNALVGGATQGIGEGIAAELAKCGANVTIMARNEEKLKDCMASLPIVNREQKHEYLVADFSDFENYRKIITGYFNTHSIDILVNNTNGPEPGLAIDKNVEDYQKAFDLLFKTVCETTLLALPYMIGQKNGRIINVSSLSVKEPIGNLALSNSIRSAVMAWAKTLANEVAQHNITVNNVLTGYFDTARIQNLIHHDAQKAGLSEDEIKQARENKIPMKRFGKPEEYGHLVAFLASEYASYLTGANIPLDGGLNNTY; this comes from the coding sequence ATGAATATTCAATTTTTTTCAAAAAACGCGCTGGTAGGAGGTGCTACACAGGGGATAGGAGAAGGTATTGCTGCTGAACTGGCAAAATGTGGAGCCAATGTGACCATAATGGCCAGAAATGAAGAAAAACTAAAGGATTGTATGGCATCATTACCCATTGTCAATCGGGAGCAGAAACATGAGTACCTCGTAGCCGATTTTTCAGACTTTGAGAATTATAGAAAGATCATTACAGGATATTTTAACACCCATTCCATAGATATTCTGGTTAATAATACCAATGGTCCGGAACCAGGACTGGCAATTGATAAAAATGTTGAAGATTATCAAAAAGCTTTCGATCTTCTTTTTAAAACAGTCTGCGAAACCACTTTGCTGGCTTTACCCTATATGATTGGACAGAAAAACGGGCGTATCATCAATGTTTCTTCACTTTCCGTAAAAGAACCCATTGGGAATCTGGCGCTTTCCAATTCTATACGTTCTGCAGTAATGGCATGGGCGAAAACATTAGCCAATGAAGTTGCTCAGCATAATATTACTGTGAATAATGTTTTAACAGGATATTTTGATACAGCCCGTATTCAAAACCTGATTCATCATGATGCTCAAAAAGCAGGCCTATCTGAAGATGAAATCAAACAAGCGAGGGAAAATAAAATCCCGATGAAAAGATTCGGGAAACCCGAAGAATATGGTCATCTGGTCGCTTTTCTCGCTTCAGAATATGCTTCTTATCTTACCGGAGCCAATATTCCTTTGGATGGCGGACTAAATAATACGTATTAA
- a CDS encoding DUF2723 domain-containing protein — MKNWSFKRWNTVLGWFFFTIALITYFSTMEHYLSFWDCGEYISSAAKLEVTHAPGAALFQIVGAVASIFALGNSSNYSIVINAMSVLFSAFTILFLFWTITHFLRRLLNKDFEDITRHQEFSILFAGAIGALCFTFSDTFWFSAVEGEVYSMASLFIAILVWLITKWENEYKAADNERWIILIFFIIGLSVGVHMMCMLAIPAICLVYYTRNYTFTWKSFILANLITLGVLALVFKIIFPLIMTMFGQLEIFFVNGLSLPFHSGTIVAFIVMGTICYFMIKYARKLKKNIYQTIVLSVVYMVIGFSCWLVIPIRANANPPMNLNNPDTAIGMKDYYNRVQYGDWPTTYGQNYTAALDRKGLEKNDDGSYKREITDDIYEKDEKSKTYRKTGERFNYVYNKSHMSFMPRMFSEDKEVMANYISMYGAPDFTFNYDNAEVADDPQAKRVFEELRAKYEDDSITVEDYMKVKPYDLINVQRPSFAQNMDYFFSFQNGYYFVRYLMWNFVGRQNDLQGHLENTQGNWISGLSFIDNALWGNQDNMPAKFKNESTVKFFFLPLILGLIGFFFQLNRDFGRFYALLSLFILTSIGIVFYTGVKPFEPRERDYAMVGSFYAFAIWIGLGAGSILWFIQSRIKSNVASIVTGIILLGIPFMMGFQNYVPHDRSRKSAAYDSAYSFLASLPKKGIVFTYADNDTYPVWGLQETERFRDDVKTVNFTLLATPWNIDQVKRRTYNAMGVPGELTHEDYRDGVNDQVYLMKKEDWEGLFGMLKDQGAPDTEFQEFRKYLTQDSMTLKEALRFLKYKSPAKDELLKMYFGEKEYEKYNIIPVHKFILPVNKENAVKSGIINQADLPNTIDQVAINYEANTLYKSHLIMMDILANFDWKRPISFSSGGMYDGENIFYLDDYLQFDGFSYRLIPIRTTQSPDGDKGRVDAHSLYNVVKNYKWGNFKDLSIHYDDTGISDIMNYRMSVSRAVSALIKNDEKAKALELLNLVSKEIPAEKYNDPRSLSSIVTAYIVTDEEQKGLQLAESLKKEIFYEYDYYLSLSPEFRAAAKRQMRSKPMEYSLVVSAVTEAYRRLGQNEKAQNYLLKSVEPIDKKFNVFIKNLQQMDKEKAMKESENVQKITPFYQYLFNVMEPFDSTYSKKKEEQITAAIIKATQ; from the coding sequence ATGAAAAACTGGTCTTTTAAAAGATGGAACACCGTACTGGGGTGGTTCTTTTTCACTATTGCTTTGATTACTTATTTCTCCACCATGGAGCACTACCTGAGTTTTTGGGATTGTGGAGAGTATATTTCTTCTGCGGCTAAACTTGAAGTAACCCACGCTCCCGGAGCTGCTTTATTTCAGATTGTAGGAGCGGTGGCCAGTATATTTGCATTGGGTAATAGTAGTAATTACTCTATTGTGATTAATGCCATGTCAGTACTTTTCAGTGCATTTACGATTTTATTTCTGTTTTGGACCATTACTCATTTTTTAAGAAGACTTTTAAATAAAGATTTTGAAGACATTACCAGACATCAGGAGTTTTCAATTTTATTTGCAGGAGCTATTGGAGCATTATGCTTTACATTTTCAGATACGTTCTGGTTTTCAGCAGTGGAAGGAGAGGTATATTCAATGGCTTCTTTATTTATTGCGATTTTAGTCTGGCTTATTACGAAATGGGAAAATGAATATAAAGCTGCAGATAATGAAAGATGGATTATCCTTATTTTCTTTATTATCGGGCTTTCGGTGGGAGTTCATATGATGTGTATGCTGGCCATTCCGGCCATATGTCTGGTGTATTATACCAGAAATTATACATTTACCTGGAAGAGCTTTATTCTTGCCAATCTGATAACACTTGGTGTATTGGCATTGGTCTTTAAAATTATTTTCCCATTGATTATGACGATGTTCGGGCAGCTGGAGATCTTCTTTGTGAATGGCTTAAGTCTTCCTTTTCACTCCGGAACCATTGTTGCTTTTATTGTAATGGGAACCATTTGTTACTTCATGATTAAATATGCCAGGAAGTTAAAAAAGAATATATATCAAACCATTGTTTTATCTGTTGTGTATATGGTCATAGGTTTTTCATGCTGGCTGGTGATTCCTATCCGGGCCAATGCCAATCCGCCAATGAACCTTAACAATCCTGATACAGCCATCGGGATGAAAGATTATTATAACAGGGTACAATATGGAGATTGGCCCACTACTTACGGACAAAACTATACTGCTGCTCTTGACAGAAAAGGACTGGAAAAGAATGATGACGGAAGCTATAAAAGAGAAATCACAGATGATATTTACGAAAAAGATGAAAAGAGCAAAACCTACAGGAAAACAGGAGAAAGGTTTAATTATGTCTACAATAAATCTCACATGAGCTTTATGCCCAGAATGTTCAGTGAAGATAAGGAGGTAATGGCCAATTATATATCAATGTACGGAGCTCCTGATTTTACATTCAATTATGATAATGCAGAGGTAGCTGATGATCCACAGGCTAAACGGGTTTTTGAGGAACTAAGGGCAAAATATGAAGATGATTCCATTACGGTTGAAGATTATATGAAAGTAAAACCTTATGATCTTATCAATGTTCAAAGGCCTTCGTTTGCGCAGAATATGGACTATTTCTTCTCCTTTCAGAATGGCTATTATTTTGTAAGATATCTGATGTGGAATTTTGTAGGAAGACAGAATGATTTACAAGGGCATTTAGAAAATACTCAAGGGAACTGGATTTCCGGCCTTTCTTTTATAGATAATGCTTTATGGGGAAATCAGGATAATATGCCGGCTAAATTTAAAAATGAAAGCACAGTAAAATTCTTTTTCCTACCATTAATATTGGGATTGATTGGTTTCTTTTTCCAGCTGAATAGGGATTTTGGACGATTTTATGCCCTTCTTTCCCTGTTTATTTTAACCAGTATCGGAATTGTTTTTTATACGGGTGTGAAACCTTTTGAACCAAGAGAAAGAGATTATGCTATGGTAGGTTCGTTTTATGCTTTTGCTATTTGGATCGGGTTGGGGGCAGGAAGTATTTTATGGTTTATTCAATCCAGAATAAAATCAAATGTTGCTAGTATTGTAACTGGGATAATTTTATTGGGAATTCCTTTCATGATGGGTTTCCAGAATTATGTCCCGCATGACCGTAGCAGGAAATCCGCTGCCTATGATTCAGCTTATTCTTTCCTGGCATCCCTACCTAAAAAAGGTATAGTTTTTACTTATGCCGATAATGATACATATCCGGTTTGGGGATTACAGGAAACAGAAAGGTTCCGGGATGATGTGAAAACAGTCAATTTTACATTGCTGGCTACGCCGTGGAATATCGATCAGGTAAAACGAAGAACTTACAATGCTATGGGAGTTCCGGGTGAATTAACTCATGAGGACTACAGAGATGGAGTAAATGACCAGGTGTATTTGATGAAAAAAGAAGACTGGGAAGGGTTGTTTGGCATGCTAAAGGATCAAGGTGCTCCTGATACTGAGTTTCAGGAATTCAGAAAATATTTGACTCAGGATTCAATGACGTTAAAAGAGGCCCTCAGATTTCTGAAATATAAATCCCCGGCAAAAGACGAGTTATTGAAAATGTATTTTGGGGAAAAAGAATATGAGAAATATAATATTATTCCGGTTCACAAATTCATTCTTCCTGTCAATAAAGAAAATGCTGTGAAGTCGGGGATTATTAATCAGGCCGATCTTCCAAATACTATAGATCAGGTGGCAATTAATTATGAAGCCAATACTCTTTATAAAAGTCATCTCATCATGATGGATATACTGGCCAATTTTGATTGGAAACGTCCGATCAGTTTCTCGTCCGGAGGAATGTATGACGGTGAAAATATTTTTTATCTTGATGATTATCTGCAGTTTGATGGTTTTAGTTACAGGCTGATTCCTATCCGTACTACTCAAAGTCCGGATGGGGATAAAGGCAGGGTAGATGCCCATTCACTTTATAATGTAGTGAAAAACTACAAGTGGGGCAATTTTAAAGACCTTAGTATCCACTACGATGATACTGGTATATCCGATATTATGAATTACAGGATGTCAGTGAGCAGAGCAGTTTCTGCACTAATCAAGAATGATGAAAAAGCAAAAGCTTTAGAACTACTCAACCTTGTCTCGAAGGAAATTCCTGCAGAAAAGTACAATGATCCCCGTTCATTAAGTTCAATTGTTACTGCTTATATTGTTACAGATGAGGAACAGAAAGGTCTTCAACTGGCTGAGAGTCTTAAAAAAGAAATTTTTTATGAATATGACTATTACCTGAGTCTTTCCCCTGAGTTCAGGGCAGCAGCCAAAAGACAGATGAGATCCAAACCTATGGAATATTCCCTTGTGGTTTCTGCGGTAACGGAAGCCTACAGAAGGTTGGGACAGAATGAAAAAGCACAAAATTATCTGTTGAAATCGGTAGAACCTATTGATAAGAAATTCAATGTTTTTATAAAAAATCTTCAACAGATGGATAAAGAAAAAGCGATGAAAGAATCGGAAAATGTTCAGAAAATCACTCCTTTTTATCAGTATTTATTCAATGTAATGGAACCTTTTGATTCTACCTATTCAAAGAAAAAAGAAGAGCAGATTACTGCAGCCATTATTAAAGCAACTCAATAA
- a CDS encoding AraC family transcriptional regulator: MGLIAALPDIDKHEKSVFVMHEKSEKLIPFHKHTKGQLSYVEGGIAYITIDNRTYVVPARHFFWIPQGMEHILEIGYTATVLRSLYFYAHDDVSDPFYSRLGIYPASELLIQMIKYSERWDEKHVTDKDENFEFLVALKKILPKTHKQPLPIILPATHNKQMMKIVSYLEWNIGEKLTLSNVSARFGLSERSMSRLFKADMDISFLQYLKTLRIIKAIELLLNTDKPINEIADDVGYSSISAFSDTFHEFTQSRPSDLRKSSKAF; this comes from the coding sequence ATGGGATTAATTGCAGCACTTCCGGATATTGACAAACACGAGAAAAGTGTGTTTGTAATGCATGAAAAATCGGAGAAACTGATTCCGTTTCACAAACATACAAAGGGACAGCTGAGTTATGTTGAAGGGGGTATTGCCTATATTACTATTGATAACCGAACGTATGTGGTACCTGCCAGGCATTTCTTCTGGATCCCGCAGGGAATGGAACATATCTTGGAAATTGGATATACCGCAACTGTTCTCCGCTCGTTATATTTTTATGCTCATGATGATGTTTCAGATCCGTTTTACAGCAGACTGGGAATTTATCCTGCTTCAGAACTTTTAATTCAGATGATAAAATATTCGGAGAGGTGGGATGAAAAACATGTTACGGATAAAGATGAAAACTTTGAATTTCTGGTTGCTTTAAAAAAAATTCTCCCCAAAACCCATAAACAACCCTTACCTATTATTCTTCCTGCAACCCACAACAAGCAGATGATGAAAATTGTCTCTTATCTTGAATGGAATATCGGAGAAAAACTGACTCTTTCAAATGTAAGTGCAAGATTTGGATTAAGTGAACGCTCTATGTCCCGACTGTTTAAAGCGGATATGGATATTTCCTTTCTTCAATACCTGAAAACACTGAGAATCATTAAAGCTATTGAGCTGCTGCTTAATACAGACAAACCGATTAACGAAATTGCCGATGATGTAGGTTACAGTTCAATTAGTGCTTTTAGTGATACTTTTCATGAGTTTACACAATCCAGACCTTCAGATCTTAGGAAGAGCAGTAAGGCTTTTTGA
- a CDS encoding TolC family protein, whose amino-acid sequence MKIYVTGLLMLGASYFISAQTGSPRNDTIRISLKDAWQRAEENSRHIKINTISVDIAEAEVKDTKRERLPEIQVKGSVEKASNIPIYENGIFSKPSQHEVIHTLYRAGADFYLNIYNGNKLNLKIKENQTLQKVKEIKKEQAVSDIHYKTATLYLELQKTFIFRDLIKQDIKDQEVQLKEIKSLYKNGVVLKSDVLRIELELSKRKMTLVTIENDILIVMQKLNIILGVPDEQIVIPESPANQWDANTTYAEYLKLALEHSFDYHISEEQTELSKIKLKQVKANVSPKIGMYGEFYYANPQIFLYPYNPYWYSLGIVGLKASFSISSLYHNTHKVKAAKLEFEKEEEAHKDTEDKVRQQVKEAYLRYQEALEQIKVAETNVAQAKENARIIKNTYFNQTSLITELLDADIQLLQTKFELEAAKIMAQNNYYLLQNITGVL is encoded by the coding sequence ATGAAAATCTATGTCACCGGACTGCTGATGTTAGGAGCTTCCTATTTTATATCGGCTCAGACGGGCAGTCCACGAAATGATACCATACGAATCTCCCTAAAGGACGCATGGCAAAGAGCGGAAGAAAACAGCCGTCATATTAAAATCAATACCATCAGTGTAGACATTGCGGAGGCCGAAGTAAAAGACACCAAGAGAGAACGCCTTCCGGAAATACAAGTGAAAGGATCAGTAGAAAAAGCATCCAACATTCCCATCTATGAAAACGGAATTTTTTCCAAGCCGAGCCAACATGAGGTTATTCACACCCTTTACAGAGCGGGAGCCGATTTTTACCTGAATATTTATAATGGAAATAAGCTCAATCTTAAAATCAAAGAAAACCAAACTTTGCAGAAGGTTAAAGAAATTAAGAAAGAACAGGCCGTTTCCGATATCCATTACAAAACAGCAACCCTTTACCTTGAGCTTCAGAAAACATTCATCTTCAGGGATCTTATCAAACAGGATATTAAAGATCAGGAAGTACAGCTTAAAGAAATCAAGTCCTTGTATAAAAACGGAGTAGTTTTAAAAAGTGATGTTTTAAGAATAGAATTGGAACTTTCCAAACGTAAAATGACTTTGGTGACTATTGAAAATGATATTCTGATCGTCATGCAGAAGCTGAATATTATTTTAGGAGTTCCTGATGAGCAGATCGTTATTCCGGAATCGCCTGCCAATCAATGGGATGCCAATACAACATATGCCGAATATCTAAAACTAGCGTTAGAACATTCATTTGATTATCATATTTCCGAAGAGCAAACGGAATTAAGTAAGATTAAACTTAAGCAGGTGAAAGCAAATGTAAGCCCTAAAATAGGGATGTACGGGGAATTTTATTACGCCAATCCACAGATCTTCCTTTATCCTTACAACCCTTATTGGTATTCATTGGGAATTGTAGGTTTAAAAGCTTCATTTTCGATCTCATCGCTTTACCATAACACCCATAAAGTAAAAGCAGCGAAGCTTGAGTTTGAAAAAGAAGAAGAAGCCCATAAAGATACAGAAGATAAGGTGAGGCAACAGGTAAAAGAAGCGTATTTAAGATATCAGGAAGCTCTTGAACAGATCAAAGTAGCTGAAACCAATGTAGCCCAGGCTAAGGAGAATGCCCGCATTATCAAGAATACTTATTTCAATCAAACTTCCCTTATTACAGAGCTTTTGGATGCAGATATCCAGCTACTCCAGACAAAATTTGAATTGGAAGCTGCGAAAATAATGGCACAGAACAATTATTATTTACTACAAAATATTACAGGCGTTTTATAA
- a CDS encoding HlyD family secretion protein yields the protein MKKKYTPTDRLITKVTGWISVLIVAALAVWGGFTLKNYYKYEQTNDAQVQEYVNPVISRAGGFIVAVKFEENQEVKKGDTLLLIDNREYVLQQKQTQAALQKARAELKVLQSNTGTTEKEAAAAQAQVDANKAKVWKQQLDYNRYKKLYDEESATKQRLEDVKATLDVNESDYQSSQDNYAASVSKINDIQAEKTVVQAEIARLEALLDRHKLDVSYTAVIAAYDGRMGRRTVEVGQMIDAGETLAFIVNNETDKWVVANYKETQIKDMKIGDQVKIVADSYPDREFQGTIISLSPATGSSFSLLPPDNSTGNYVKIVQRIPVRIRVDGKRKDINILKMGMNVNVYANKKHS from the coding sequence ATGAAAAAAAAATATACCCCTACCGACAGATTGATCACAAAGGTTACAGGATGGATCTCAGTTTTAATCGTTGCCGCACTTGCTGTCTGGGGCGGTTTTACCCTTAAGAATTATTATAAATATGAGCAGACCAATGATGCTCAGGTTCAGGAATACGTAAACCCGGTAATTTCAAGAGCCGGAGGATTTATTGTAGCCGTAAAATTTGAGGAAAACCAGGAAGTTAAAAAAGGTGATACTTTATTGTTGATTGATAACCGTGAATATGTTCTTCAGCAAAAACAAACCCAGGCTGCTCTTCAGAAAGCGCGTGCAGAACTGAAAGTTTTACAGAGTAATACCGGAACCACAGAGAAAGAAGCGGCGGCTGCACAGGCACAGGTAGATGCAAATAAGGCAAAAGTCTGGAAACAACAGCTTGATTATAATCGTTATAAAAAGCTTTATGATGAAGAATCTGCCACTAAACAGAGATTGGAAGATGTAAAAGCAACATTGGATGTTAATGAAAGTGATTATCAATCGTCTCAGGACAATTATGCAGCATCAGTGTCTAAAATTAATGATATTCAGGCAGAAAAAACTGTGGTACAGGCTGAAATTGCAAGATTAGAAGCCTTATTAGACCGTCATAAGTTAGATGTGAGTTATACAGCAGTGATAGCAGCATATGATGGCAGAATGGGAAGAAGAACCGTTGAGGTGGGACAGATGATTGATGCCGGGGAAACTCTTGCATTCATTGTTAATAATGAAACGGATAAATGGGTGGTAGCCAATTATAAGGAAACCCAAATCAAGGATATGAAAATTGGAGATCAGGTGAAAATCGTTGCAGATTCTTATCCTGACAGAGAATTTCAGGGAACCATTATTTCCCTTTCACCGGCAACAGGTTCAAGCTTTTCATTGCTGCCTCCTGATAACTCTACCGGAAACTATGTGAAAATCGTTCAGCGTATTCCTGTAAGGATCAGAGTGGATGGAAAAAGAAAAGATATCAATATTCTCAAAATGGGGATGAATGTCAACGTATATGCCAATAAAAAGCATTCCTAA